The Calditrichota bacterium genome has a window encoding:
- a CDS encoding T9SS type A sorting domain-containing protein, whose translation MSRWMLVGLLLLAAQVSWSANMERGPLREPRRALDVAHPQDENYVLNNGTLALNFTNWGFFGNDGANQSGSLDNPCDGEWAPQFEYPIGSGANYLFQGAVWIGAYINDGTNRNFRVSVGTDGWQNPSINEFHAGELPGHGITLRSNLPDATDCFGNSIYDPSAHANIEAVAVYTDTLTDQIFVRNDPTDGPHVPIGIEITQTARLWSSPDFARFVILEFQIENISPDTIFDPVLGLYLDGDIGVAGNINDHIDDITGALLVHDGTDRTLGWIADNDGRTVQSGDFRLPHALGFAGLSISADSLSTNQPGSYNWWNPNADLSLDFGPSWTDSPDWMSTWGTPEGDLHKYDLLASGEHDYGQYALRAAHPAQNDDYPCHPGTDHTWRAVDIDDATQRDIADGYDCRFMLSWNQFGHYDHVDEDGMCHFRLAPGESGSFTSTLFIGEYFHDPDNPQPDPTNLDSTLFNYAGLLESYESARTLYDAGYAYQPPTPAVDLLLTHAANQELPLAWLQPEVGGVAGYRVYGIADGGQGERTEFTEVQISETEYTIADLTNGDDWLIEVETYDVDGHRSFPARKLARVGAVPNDGLLEGAAIDGGDSLHWESVDDPMFSHYKLVRTSANDTVVFDNLTTTFLVDQAVFSGVEYTYWLVIVGTNVVESLPGNEITLIPYAPTLSILVYDETKTPLAAEYTRMAVSDTLVRNFYQHLLGQINEPFDYYDPPNEADVLPLDSLARYQVVIWHNENPYTLRTLHQSAIESVLSRYVAIGGKLIRFGRNTVYGSTSSIGVLRSQLTLSQFAPLEFDSVWAAMRYLPTNPLSDIRTVGATATDEDFPALAWDMAKLSELRYLNITNFDFLPGVDFFWRRGNTWTLYDVILSESDTSGFDHSPCAVIGPGEIFFGFPLYFVEEQQAQELLAASLNALRTQVLDVPKPPVEPLPTTTALHQNYPNPFNPNTTIEFEIPVTTNGSLKIYNIRGQLVETLMSGTLTAGYHSVNFVANGLSSGLYFYRLEWGAHSTTKKMLLLR comes from the coding sequence ATGTCCCGTTGGATGCTGGTTGGACTACTGCTGCTGGCCGCGCAGGTTTCGTGGTCGGCAAACATGGAACGCGGACCACTCCGCGAACCGCGAAGAGCGCTCGATGTCGCCCATCCTCAGGACGAGAATTATGTCCTGAATAACGGCACGTTGGCGCTCAATTTTACAAATTGGGGTTTCTTCGGAAACGACGGTGCAAATCAATCGGGCTCGTTGGATAATCCGTGCGACGGAGAGTGGGCGCCGCAGTTTGAATACCCCATCGGCTCAGGTGCGAACTATCTGTTTCAAGGCGCTGTTTGGATTGGAGCTTACATCAATGACGGGACAAACCGGAATTTCCGGGTCTCCGTGGGCACGGACGGCTGGCAAAATCCGTCGATTAACGAATTTCACGCCGGAGAATTACCCGGCCACGGAATCACACTGAGATCGAATCTCCCTGACGCGACGGATTGTTTCGGCAACAGTATTTATGATCCGTCGGCCCATGCGAATATCGAAGCCGTTGCAGTGTACACGGACACCTTGACGGATCAGATCTTTGTACGAAACGACCCCACCGACGGACCGCACGTTCCAATCGGAATCGAAATTACACAGACCGCGCGACTCTGGTCCTCTCCAGATTTCGCGCGGTTTGTTATTTTGGAATTCCAGATTGAGAACATCAGCCCCGATACGATTTTCGATCCCGTGTTAGGATTGTATCTGGATGGGGATATCGGCGTTGCGGGAAATATCAATGATCATATTGACGACATCACCGGTGCATTGCTGGTCCACGATGGAACGGATCGTACCCTCGGTTGGATTGCTGACAACGACGGACGCACGGTGCAGTCGGGTGACTTCCGCTTGCCGCACGCGCTGGGATTCGCCGGTCTCTCAATTTCTGCGGACTCGCTCTCAACGAATCAACCGGGAAGCTACAACTGGTGGAATCCGAACGCAGATCTAAGTCTCGACTTCGGACCGTCGTGGACGGATTCTCCCGATTGGATGAGTACTTGGGGAACTCCCGAAGGAGACTTGCACAAGTACGACTTGTTGGCCAGCGGCGAGCACGACTACGGACAATATGCACTTCGCGCCGCACACCCGGCACAAAATGACGATTATCCCTGTCATCCCGGAACGGACCACACATGGCGGGCGGTGGATATCGATGATGCGACGCAGCGAGATATTGCCGACGGTTACGACTGCCGCTTTATGCTGAGTTGGAATCAATTCGGGCACTATGATCACGTCGACGAAGACGGGATGTGCCATTTCCGGCTTGCTCCCGGCGAGTCTGGAAGTTTCACGTCTACGCTGTTCATCGGTGAATACTTCCACGATCCCGACAATCCACAACCGGATCCCACGAATCTCGATTCGACGTTGTTTAACTATGCCGGACTCTTGGAGAGCTATGAATCCGCACGCACACTCTATGATGCGGGCTATGCCTATCAGCCGCCTACTCCTGCGGTGGATTTGCTGCTGACTCACGCCGCGAATCAGGAGTTGCCGCTCGCTTGGCTTCAGCCCGAAGTCGGCGGAGTCGCAGGCTACCGTGTCTATGGCATCGCAGACGGAGGACAAGGCGAGCGAACGGAGTTTACGGAAGTTCAGATTTCAGAAACAGAATACACGATTGCCGATTTGACGAACGGCGACGACTGGCTGATCGAAGTCGAGACCTACGACGTGGACGGCCATCGCAGTTTTCCGGCGCGAAAGCTCGCGCGCGTCGGCGCGGTTCCCAACGACGGATTGCTTGAAGGTGCTGCCATTGACGGCGGCGATTCTCTGCATTGGGAATCCGTGGACGATCCGATGTTTTCTCACTACAAACTCGTACGCACGTCGGCGAATGATACTGTAGTGTTTGACAACTTGACCACGACCTTCTTGGTAGACCAAGCTGTGTTCTCGGGTGTCGAGTATACCTATTGGCTGGTGATCGTGGGAACAAACGTCGTCGAGAGTTTGCCGGGCAACGAAATCACATTGATTCCTTATGCTCCGACGCTTTCGATTCTCGTGTATGACGAGACCAAAACTCCATTGGCCGCAGAGTATACTCGAATGGCCGTATCGGATACGCTCGTCAGAAATTTCTATCAGCATTTGCTCGGGCAAATAAACGAGCCGTTTGACTATTATGATCCGCCGAATGAGGCGGACGTCTTGCCGCTCGACAGTTTGGCCCGGTATCAAGTGGTCATTTGGCACAACGAAAATCCATACACCTTGCGCACGCTGCATCAAAGCGCCATCGAAAGTGTGCTTAGCCGGTATGTCGCGATTGGCGGGAAGCTGATTCGTTTCGGACGCAACACGGTGTACGGTTCCACAAGCAGCATCGGCGTGCTGCGTTCTCAGCTCACATTGTCGCAGTTTGCTCCGCTCGAGTTTGACTCGGTTTGGGCCGCAATGCGGTATCTTCCGACCAACCCTCTGTCCGACATTCGAACGGTTGGCGCAACGGCGACGGATGAGGACTTCCCGGCACTCGCGTGGGACATGGCCAAACTCTCTGAACTAAGGTATCTCAACATCACGAATTTCGACTTCTTGCCGGGAGTGGATTTTTTCTGGCGGCGCGGCAACACGTGGACGCTGTACGACGTAATCTTGAGTGAAAGCGACACCTCAGGTTTCGACCATTCGCCGTGTGCCGTGATTGGTCCCGGAGAAATCTTTTTCGGTTTCCCCCTCTACTTTGTGGAGGAGCAGCAAGCACAGGAGCTGCTCGCGGCGTCGTTGAATGCACTCAGAACACAAGTGCTCGACGTTCCCAAGCCTCCGGTTGAACCGCTGCCGACCACGACAGCGCTTCATCAAAACTATCCGAATCCGTTCAATCCGAACACGACGATCGAGTTTGAGATTCCGGTGACGACAAACGGATCGCTGAAGATTTATAATATTCGCGGGCAGTTGGTGGAGACTTTGATGAGCGGGACTCTGACCGCGGGCTACCACAGTGTCAACTTTGTTGCCAACGGACTTTCCAGCGGACTCTATTTCTACAGATTGGAATGGGGAGCACACAGCACAACCAAGAAGATGCTTCTACTCAGATAA
- a CDS encoding Na+:solute symporter has translation MLSPLDWSIIIGYNILSLLVGIAMTRRAHKSTEEYFLAGRALPWWIAGTSMVATSFSCDTPLYVTKLVRTMGIYENWQWWCFGIGSLFSAFFLAPLWRRAKVLTDVELTELRYGHTKITRGLRGFRALWLALPINVIAMGWVFLALAKIMNAAIGWDKVETIALFAGLAFIYTMLSGLWGVALTDMVQYILAQIGAIAFAIFAVKEVGGLSILHKTLIERGEAAKLAMMPDPGTAAMASADWWTPAFLGFLVYTGITWWANVNSDGGGKIIQRQNACKNEQHAFLATLWYSLTNLAFRTWPWVIVALCTLIIYPVVDDPEMAYPNLMMKVMPSGWLGVMVASLLAAFMSTVSTQLNWGASYLVHDFYRHFLVKDKDEKHYLRAGKYATVLVLIAAGLAAYYTSSVTEAFKFVIAFGAGTGPVYILRWFWWRINAWSEIAAMAASSVITVALFSAGPMYFGLKLLIITFGSMAIWLSATFLTKPAPMGQLIEFYRRTSPPGFWAPVAEHCRKHGLTLPKTQSLKTPARGFAWGFLFVFGLTLGLGYLLMLNNLWAAVWFVLMVVGFWGLKRDGYLRTS, from the coding sequence ATGCTAAGCCCCCTCGACTGGTCCATCATCATAGGTTACAACATCCTCAGCTTGCTCGTGGGCATCGCCATGACTCGGCGTGCGCACAAGTCTACCGAAGAATATTTCTTGGCGGGACGGGCGCTGCCGTGGTGGATTGCCGGGACCTCGATGGTGGCCACGAGCTTTAGCTGCGATACGCCGCTCTATGTGACCAAGCTCGTGCGCACGATGGGGATATACGAGAATTGGCAGTGGTGGTGTTTCGGAATTGGCTCGCTGTTCTCGGCCTTCTTTTTGGCTCCGCTATGGAGAAGAGCGAAGGTTTTAACGGATGTTGAGCTAACCGAATTGCGTTACGGCCACACAAAGATCACACGTGGCCTCAGAGGATTTCGTGCCTTGTGGCTCGCGCTGCCGATCAATGTCATTGCAATGGGCTGGGTATTTTTGGCTTTGGCGAAAATCATGAATGCCGCCATCGGTTGGGACAAGGTTGAAACCATCGCGCTGTTTGCCGGGCTGGCCTTCATCTATACGATGCTCTCGGGATTGTGGGGCGTCGCCTTGACGGACATGGTGCAATACATTCTTGCCCAAATTGGGGCTATTGCTTTTGCGATCTTTGCCGTCAAAGAAGTCGGCGGCCTCTCCATATTACATAAGACACTGATCGAGCGCGGCGAAGCGGCGAAACTTGCGATGATGCCCGACCCCGGCACAGCGGCGATGGCCTCGGCGGACTGGTGGACGCCAGCGTTTCTGGGATTCTTGGTTTACACAGGCATCACGTGGTGGGCCAATGTCAATAGCGACGGCGGCGGGAAAATCATTCAGCGGCAAAATGCCTGCAAAAATGAGCAGCACGCGTTTTTGGCGACGTTGTGGTATAGTTTGACAAATTTGGCCTTTCGCACGTGGCCGTGGGTGATCGTCGCGCTCTGCACGTTGATCATCTATCCCGTCGTCGACGATCCCGAGATGGCCTATCCAAACCTGATGATGAAAGTCATGCCGTCGGGTTGGCTGGGTGTGATGGTCGCGTCACTCTTGGCCGCGTTCATGAGCACGGTCTCCACACAACTCAATTGGGGCGCGAGCTATCTGGTTCACGATTTTTACAGACATTTCTTAGTCAAAGACAAAGACGAAAAGCACTATTTGCGCGCCGGTAAATATGCCACGGTACTCGTATTGATTGCGGCAGGACTCGCGGCCTACTACACGTCCAGCGTCACCGAAGCCTTCAAATTCGTGATCGCCTTCGGCGCAGGCACCGGGCCGGTGTATATTCTCAGATGGTTCTGGTGGCGCATCAACGCATGGAGCGAAATTGCCGCGATGGCCGCTTCGAGCGTCATCACCGTGGCGCTGTTCAGCGCGGGGCCGATGTATTTCGGATTGAAACTCTTGATCATCACCTTTGGCTCGATGGCGATTTGGCTATCCGCGACCTTCCTGACCAAGCCCGCGCCGATGGGGCAACTAATCGAGTTCTACCGCCGCACCTCGCCCCCGGGATTTTGGGCACCGGTAGCCGAGCACTGCCGCAAACACGGCTTGACTCTTCCCAAAACACAATCCCTAAAGACTCCCGCTCGCGGCTTCGCGTGGGGCTTCCTCTTCGTATTTGGATTGACCCTCGGATTAGGCTATCTTCTGATGCTAAACAACCTCTGGGCGGCGGTCTGGTTCGTGCTGATGGTCGTAGGCTTCTGGGGGCTAAAGAGAGATGGGTATTTGAGGACGAGTTGA
- a CDS encoding four helix bundle protein, translating to MSPESQAKTRQDLRLRTRQFAIRIINLVSKLPKSGPSKVIASQILRSSTSVGANYAEAYRSRSKADYVNKHQMCLQELEETLYWLDLITDLQLIKPSLLGPLKQEADELIAIFVAILKTARSSA from the coding sequence ATGAGCCCTGAAAGTCAGGCGAAAACTCGTCAGGATTTGCGGCTTCGAACGCGACAGTTCGCAATCCGGATCATTAACCTTGTATCGAAATTGCCGAAATCTGGCCCCAGCAAAGTAATTGCCTCGCAGATACTTCGTTCAAGCACTTCTGTGGGCGCCAACTATGCCGAAGCATACAGGTCGCGTTCCAAAGCTGACTACGTTAACAAGCATCAGATGTGCCTCCAGGAATTGGAAGAAACGTTGTATTGGCTGGATCTGATCACCGACTTGCAGCTAATTAAGCCGTCCCTATTAGGACCGCTAAAACAGGAAGCGGATGAGTTGATTGCGATCTTTGTGGCAATACTAAAAACAGCACGATCGAGCGCCTAA
- the gdhA gene encoding NADP-specific glutamate dehydrogenase, with the protein MSKTAAADRDYSNFMKWVETRNPGQPEFLQAVGEVAESVFPYYLEHDELREARILERLTEPDRAFQFRVAWEDDRGKVQVNRGYRVEFSSAIGPYKGGLRFHPTVNLSILKFLGFEQVFKNALTTLPMGGGKGGSDFDPKGKSDREVMRFCQAFMSELFRHLGPNTDVPAGDIGVGGREVGFLFGKYRQLKNEFTGTLTGKGITYGGSLIRPEATGYGTVYFLQEMLHHHGDSLEGKKVAISGSGNVSQYAAERVIKEGGTVVTLSDSNGYIYDPNGIDRKKILWVMELKNEKRGRISEYAEKYGCEYHEGKRPWEVPCDVALPCATQNEVSLDDAKTLVKNKCKYVAEGANMPTEPDATEYFQKNGVIYAPGKASNAGGVAVSGLEMSQNSLRLSWTRGEVNERLKGIMQDIHKQCVHYGSGKNGMNYVVGANVAGFAKVANATFEQGLM; encoded by the coding sequence ATGTCGAAAACTGCGGCCGCTGATAGGGATTATTCAAATTTCATGAAATGGGTCGAAACCCGTAATCCCGGTCAACCGGAATTTCTTCAGGCCGTGGGCGAAGTGGCCGAGTCGGTGTTCCCGTACTATCTCGAGCATGACGAGCTTCGCGAAGCCAGAATCCTCGAGCGTCTGACCGAACCTGACCGTGCCTTCCAATTCCGCGTCGCATGGGAAGACGATCGCGGCAAAGTCCAGGTGAACCGCGGCTATCGCGTGGAATTCTCCAGTGCGATTGGCCCGTACAAAGGAGGTCTGCGGTTCCATCCGACCGTCAACCTCAGCATTCTCAAATTCCTCGGATTTGAGCAAGTCTTTAAGAACGCATTGACGACCCTGCCCATGGGCGGCGGTAAAGGCGGCTCCGACTTTGATCCCAAGGGAAAATCGGATCGCGAAGTCATGAGATTCTGCCAGGCATTTATGTCCGAACTGTTCCGCCACCTCGGCCCGAACACCGACGTACCGGCCGGTGATATCGGCGTCGGCGGACGCGAAGTCGGCTTCCTGTTCGGCAAGTACCGTCAGCTCAAAAATGAGTTCACGGGCACGCTGACCGGCAAGGGCATCACCTACGGCGGCAGCTTGATCCGTCCGGAAGCCACCGGCTACGGCACGGTTTACTTCCTGCAGGAAATGCTGCACCACCACGGCGACAGCCTTGAAGGCAAGAAAGTCGCGATCAGCGGATCGGGCAACGTCTCCCAATATGCCGCCGAGCGCGTCATCAAGGAAGGCGGCACGGTTGTCACGCTGTCCGACTCGAACGGATATATCTATGACCCGAACGGCATCGACCGTAAGAAGATTCTGTGGGTGATGGAACTCAAGAATGAAAAGCGCGGCCGTATCTCCGAATATGCCGAAAAGTATGGCTGTGAGTATCACGAAGGCAAGCGTCCGTGGGAAGTCCCGTGTGACGTCGCTCTGCCGTGCGCGACTCAGAACGAAGTGTCGCTCGACGACGCCAAGACTCTGGTCAAGAACAAGTGCAAGTACGTCGCCGAAGGCGCGAACATGCCGACGGAACCGGATGCTACCGAATACTTCCAGAAGAACGGCGTCATCTACGCACCGGGCAAGGCTTCCAACGCGGGCGGCGTGGCTGTCTCCGGTTTGGAAATGTCGCAGAACAGCCTGCGTCTGTCGTGGACGCGCGGTGAAGTCAACGAGCGCTTGAAAGGTATCATGCAGGATATCCACAAGCAGTGCGTGCACTACGGCTCAGGCAAGAACGGCATGAATTATGTCGTCGGCGCCAACGTCGCAGGATTCGCCAAGGTCGCAAACGCGACGTTCGAACAGGGATTGATGTAA
- a CDS encoding T9SS type A sorting domain-containing protein, translated as MADDHIDNDHDGLVDSDDPDWDGDCCPGSLDDDGDGLFDEDIAAFGEQEYFCVYQDSIQPQYVSSPDVDGHTPLDIEIAQRSCAWSDSLVQNVIILEYTVRNMGLEDLEDVHLAFFADADIVAQGESGDAGSLDDGTYFDAERKMMVTYDDYRDADGPGPGVFAVKALRPPIMWQNTEFSYRNFERSSGGDPETNADKFLVISSGDLDGPSRQLGDWRMLMGWGAANGSLTLAPTEIMSFSVAMFAAADTNDAKEIADRFLGDFSYLDAPNRPSIASEFTLHQNYPNPFNPTTTIGFSLAKAMTVRLTVYDGTGREVGTLFDDRAEAGTHTVLFDGTAFASGTYFYSLKSGRSYCAKKMILIK; from the coding sequence ATGGCCGATGACCACATTGACAATGACCACGACGGATTGGTGGATTCCGACGATCCTGATTGGGACGGGGATTGCTGTCCGGGTTCACTCGACGACGACGGCGACGGGTTGTTTGATGAAGATATCGCCGCGTTTGGCGAGCAAGAGTATTTCTGTGTTTATCAGGACAGCATTCAACCGCAATATGTTTCCAGTCCGGATGTGGACGGGCATACTCCTCTCGATATCGAAATCGCACAGCGAAGCTGTGCCTGGAGTGATTCGCTAGTGCAGAATGTCATCATTCTCGAATATACGGTCCGCAACATGGGGCTTGAAGATCTGGAAGATGTGCATCTCGCGTTTTTCGCGGATGCGGACATTGTTGCTCAAGGCGAGAGTGGTGACGCAGGATCGCTTGATGACGGGACGTATTTCGATGCTGAACGGAAGATGATGGTGACCTATGACGACTACAGAGATGCCGACGGACCGGGTCCCGGTGTTTTTGCAGTCAAGGCATTGCGTCCGCCAATCATGTGGCAAAACACCGAGTTTTCCTACCGGAATTTTGAGCGCTCGTCCGGTGGTGATCCGGAAACCAATGCCGACAAGTTTCTGGTGATTTCGAGTGGGGACCTCGACGGTCCGTCTCGGCAGCTTGGGGATTGGAGGATGTTGATGGGGTGGGGTGCGGCAAACGGCAGTCTTACTCTTGCGCCGACTGAGATCATGAGTTTCAGTGTTGCGATGTTTGCCGCTGCCGATACGAATGATGCAAAGGAGATTGCTGATAGGTTTCTGGGAGATTTTTCTTACCTTGATGCACCAAACAGGCCAAGTATTGCAAGTGAATTTACACTGCACCAAAACTACCCTAACCCGTTCAATCCAACAACGACCATAGGATTTAGTTTGGCGAAAGCAATGACCGTGAGGCTGACGGTCTATGACGGGACGGGACGCGAAGTTGGCACGCTTTTCGACGACCGCGCCGAAGCGGGCACACACACTGTTCTGTTTGACGGAACAGCGTTTGCGTCTGGAACCTATTTCTATTCGTTGAAGTCCGGACGTTCTTACTGCGCCAAGAAGATGATATTGATAAAATAG
- a CDS encoding RNA methyltransferase produces MTDLLSPTRKQVADWARLSQKKFRRESGLFLIEGEVCVREALAAEAVDCLLLQSTEASRWEFLAYEFPKILSYQLNTDVFRRVSQVEATQGIAAVGKQFKLPARKSGVTLLCEQVSDPGNCGALLRVADFFGASELILGPGSADVWNEKVVRGSMGSIFHQPVREVGDIHRFVLDWKGDSIALAAHEGVSVSESFASPKLLVLGNESRGISAELESACKHKVTLKPKGNAESLNLVTAAAVFCYALS; encoded by the coding sequence ATGACAGATCTCCTTTCACCTACACGTAAGCAGGTCGCAGACTGGGCGCGGCTGTCGCAGAAAAAATTTCGCCGCGAATCGGGATTGTTCCTGATCGAGGGCGAAGTCTGCGTGCGCGAGGCGCTGGCCGCCGAGGCCGTGGATTGCTTACTATTACAGAGCACGGAGGCCTCGCGCTGGGAATTTCTCGCGTACGAATTCCCCAAAATTCTGAGCTACCAACTCAACACGGACGTTTTTCGCCGCGTGTCGCAAGTCGAGGCCACGCAAGGCATCGCCGCCGTCGGCAAACAGTTCAAACTTCCCGCGCGCAAGTCGGGCGTCACGCTGTTGTGCGAACAGGTCAGCGATCCCGGCAACTGCGGCGCGCTGCTTCGCGTCGCGGATTTCTTCGGCGCGTCGGAGTTGATTCTTGGCCCCGGCTCGGCGGACGTGTGGAACGAAAAAGTCGTGCGCGGCTCGATGGGCTCGATCTTTCATCAACCCGTCCGCGAGGTGGGTGATATCCACCGATTTGTTTTAGATTGGAAAGGTGATTCAATTGCACTCGCCGCTCATGAAGGCGTGAGCGTAAGTGAGTCCTTTGCATCTCCAAAACTTTTGGTGCTCGGCAACGAGTCACGCGGCATCTCAGCAGAACTCGAATCCGCCTGCAAACACAAAGTCACCCTGAAACCCAAAGGCAACGCCGAGAGTTTGAACTTAGTGACCGCCGCCGCAGTCTTCTGCTACGCGCTGAGCTGA
- a CDS encoding sulfite exporter TauE/SafE family protein — protein sequence MNEYLLGLGTAAWLGILTSISPCPLATNIAAVSFVARKANAPASAMWSGVLYTAGRMLAYVVVGALVVWSVLSLSKLSFGLQKYMHEALGPFLILIGVILAGWIKLPVASGSGFIERLAKRAELWGSAGAFFLGAIFAVSFCPVSAALFFGSLIPLAAQHNSIGIFPAVYGVGTALPVLLFAAVIVFGAQATGKLYGRLTFFEKWARLTTGVVFICVGLYMTAKYTLKWIS from the coding sequence ATGAACGAGTATCTGCTCGGACTCGGCACGGCGGCGTGGTTGGGGATTCTGACTTCGATCAGCCCGTGCCCACTGGCCACAAACATCGCGGCGGTGTCGTTCGTCGCGCGCAAAGCCAATGCTCCGGCGAGCGCGATGTGGTCGGGTGTGCTCTACACCGCCGGACGAATGCTTGCGTATGTCGTGGTCGGCGCGCTCGTGGTGTGGAGTGTGTTGTCGCTGTCGAAGCTCTCGTTTGGCTTGCAAAAATACATGCACGAAGCGCTCGGCCCGTTTTTGATTTTGATAGGAGTGATTCTCGCGGGTTGGATCAAACTTCCCGTCGCAAGCGGCAGTGGTTTCATCGAACGGTTGGCCAAGCGCGCGGAGTTGTGGGGTTCGGCGGGAGCCTTTTTCTTGGGCGCAATCTTCGCCGTATCGTTTTGTCCGGTGTCGGCGGCGCTGTTTTTTGGAAGTTTGATTCCGCTGGCGGCGCAACATAACTCAATTGGAATTTTCCCGGCGGTGTATGGTGTGGGCACTGCCTTGCCGGTTTTGCTGTTTGCGGCGGTAATTGTCTTCGGCGCGCAAGCCACGGGCAAGCTCTACGGCCGCCTGACTTTCTTCGAAAAATGGGCGCGGCTCACGACGGGAGTGGTGTTTATTTGTGTGGGACTTTACATGACGGCGAAGTACACGTTGAAGTGGATAAGTTGA